GTACTTCAAGATCCTTTGGCTGCACCGCCAGAAGCTTCACGTAAATCTGCAGCGCCTGTTCCGTCCTCCCCATCACCATGTGATAGAAATCGGCCAGATTTTTCAAGAAGGTACCATTGCCTGGTTCCAGGCGGGCAGCTTCTTCATGATGGGCAACCGCCTGGTCCTGCTGTCCCTGCTGCCCGTAGAGGACACCCAGATCGTTGTGGGCCAGGGCGAACTGGGGGAAATGTTGCAGCAGGTTCTCCAGGGCGGCTATGGCTTCGGCTGTCAGATTCCGGCCGGCCAGATCCACGGCTTTGCCGTACATTTCCTCGACAGTCGCTGCCGGCCCAATCTGTTCCGGTTGCCGTCGGAATTCTTCGAGGGCCTCCAGGCTCTTCCGGATTTCCAGGTTCCATGGCTCGATTTCCAAGGCGCGGGTGAAAAAGTGGCGGGCATCGTCATGCTTGCCTACGCTGACGCAAATTTTGCCCAGTCCGGCAAGAACTTCCAGATCTTTCGGGTGCATTGCCAGGAGTTTGACGTAAATCTGCAGAGCATCTTCAGTTCGACCGAGCACCACCTGGTAAAAATCGGCCAGGTTCTTCTGGAAGGTGGCATTGGTGGGTTCCAACTGCGTTGCCTGCTCAAAATGGGCAAGTGCTTTTTCAGTCTCGCCAAGGTTGCTGTAGAGCACTCCCAGGTCGTTGTGGGCAAGGACGAATTTGGGATGGTGCCGGAGCAGGTGCTCCAATCGGTTCTGTGCTTCTGCAACATTCCCTTCGTTGGCAAGAGAAACGGCTGCAGAGTATACCGCCTCCGGCGCTTCTACCGTATCCCCTTCTGCGGATGCCGATAGAGCGGGAGAAACAGCAGTGACGGAATCGCCGAAAAAGGCCCAGTACCAGCGGACTCCCTCTGTCACCTTCTGTTCTTCAATGGTTACCTTTTGGAGGCCGGCGGAGTGGATGAGGTCCTCAATTTCATCGATTGCCCAGCGCACGTTCGGTTCATACGTTGCCAAATGGGCATCTTCGGACCCCCCCTGGGCATCGCAGAACTGGCAGAGGAATCTCCCCCCCGGCGCCAGCTTTCCGGCCAGGCCGTTGACGTAGTTACGCACCAGGTCCTTGGTGAGATGCTGGAATACGACAATGGAGTAGACGAGATCGACACCGGGGGGAATGACCTTCTCCCACTCCTCGGCCAGGACGGCGGTGAAATTGGCGATCCCCTGCTCCGCCATGAACCGTTCGGTCTTATCCAGCAGGGTCCGGCTGACGTCGATGCCGTAAACCCGCTTCACGTGCCTGGCCAAAAGGGCTGATTCCCGGCCGTAGCCGCAGCCGATTACTACCACCGTCATTTCCGGGGTGAGGGGCAGGAAACGCCGCACGAAGTTGTCATCGTCGCCGAAAAGCTTGAGGCCATCGTGCTCCTTGCCGTAGAGGGGGTGGTTCTCGAAGTAGCCATCCTCCTGGAGTTTCTGCCAGAAGGGGACATTGCTGGCGACGGCGGTCTCTTTTCCCGTTGTCCTTGCCAGGTACTTGCGCAAGGCCGATGCCTCGGCGAACCTGTTTTCCCGGTCGAGACATTCGGCCTTCTTTTCCAGGTCGTCAACGGCATCGTGCTTCTGGTAAGGCACCGGCGCGGCAAGGGAGGCCGGCAGGGTGCGGAAGGCATTGCGGACCTCTTCGGGGTAAATTTCCTGCTGGAAACTCTGGATTATGTCGGGGAGATGGGCGGAAAGCTGTGTCTTGAGAAGGGCATCCGCCTGCCCGGTCAACCATTCGTGCATTCGCTCCAGAAGGGCAGGGCCGTAACCGCAGAGGTTGACCAGCGACCCTGGGTTGGCCAGGATGTGCAAAACGAACTGCACCGCCTTCAGGGCCTGGCGCGTGTCGGCCAGGTCGGTCCTGGGGAAGAGGGCGGGGAAGCCGTTGGCATTAAGGAAGTCAAGGCAGCTCCTGCCGGAGTCGTAGATGCCCGCTTCCACGGAAAGGCTGGTACCCTGGGCCGGGTGGATACGGGTGACGACGGTCCTCTCATCCAGATAGAGGGGCTGATAGCGGGAAACAATGCGCAGCCACATGTCAAAGTCCTGACCGTTGCGCAGCTTTTCATCAAAATGACCCAACTGGTCAAATACCTGTCGGTGAATGGCGATGCTGATGCCGTTCACCTGATTTGCCTCAAAAAAGTTCACCAGTTGCCGGTTCGGATCATTCAACTCCTCCCCGTTACGCTCCACCGACACCTTTTCCCCTGTCTGATCGTAGAGGAGGAAGTAGTTGGTGTGCATGAAGCGCACTTCCGGGTGCTTCACGGCCGTTGCCGCATGGAGGGAGAGTTTGTCAGGCTCGAAAAGGTCATCGGAGGAAAGCCAGCAGATCCACTCTCCGCGGGCATGCTTGAGGCCCTCGTTCAAGGCCGACGAAACGCCACCGTTTTCCTTGTGGAAGGTGCGGATGCGCGGGTCCTTCTCTGCATAGCGGGCCATGACGGCCGCCGTTTCGTCGGTGGAGCCGTCATTGACAACGAGCGCTTCCCAGTGGGGGTAGTCCTGGGCAAGGATGCTGTCCAGGGTGGCAGGGAGAAAACCGGCCTGATTATAGCTGGGGACGAGGATGGAAAAGAGCAAGCCGCTGTCTTGCGCGGGTTCCTTGGGATTACGATCCATGGCAGCCTCAAGTTCCTTCATTTTTTTATTTGTCAGATGAGCATCTGGTTGTCGACCTGTTATCTCCTGGAACTCTGCAACTAGCATTCCGTATTGACGGGAGAGACCATATTGTGCTGCGGTGGCAATGCCGCCGGCAATAATCCGCTGTCGCAGGTCGTGGTCTGTCAGCAGCCGCTCCAGGGCTTCGGCAATGGGAGCAGCATCCTGTTCGGCCACCAGCAAGCAGTTCCGGCCGTCCTCAATGATGCCCTCCAGGCCATGGTTCGCCACCTGCACCACCGGCGTCCCGCAGGCCATGGCCTCAAGGGAGGGAAGGCCGAAGCCTTCGTACCAGGAGGCATTGAGGTAAATATCGGCCTCATGGTACTGGCTGCTCATCTCTTCAGGTTGCAGCCCGGAGAGAACCTTCTCCCTGTAGCCGACCGGCTGGGTCTCAGGCTGCTTCACCTGCTGACCGCAGACGATGGAGAGAGTGAGGTCCCACTCGGGGCACTTTTTCGCCAGGATCGCGACCGCTTCTCGCGCCACGCCGATTCCTTTCAGGGGGTGTTGGGGATCTCCGCTGATGAGGATGGTGCGGCAATTTGCATTCGTTTCCTTCTCTGCCGGAGAAAAGATCCGCAGGTCGATGCCATTGAAGACGGGAAAGGTCTGTTGTTGATAATGGTCCTGGAAATAGTGGTGCAGATGGGGAGAGACGACGATCCGCCCCACCGGCAGCGAGTTGAGTAGATGGAAAATGGGGGCCGCCTTCGGCAATGGCCCCTGGGGCGGTTTCGTCACGTGGAACTCCTCCAGCCCCTGGCAGAGATGGAAGATGCGTTTACCCCTGGTGTGGCAGTAGCGGAGCACCTGGGGAAGCTCCAGCAGGGAGTAGACGATGACGATAGGCTCGGTGATCGCCCCGTAACGGCCGTTGTCGTGGATGATCTTGTAAAAAGACGCTTTCAGCTCGACCCAGTCGGGGGGATCGTCGTCGGAATAGACGGAGACTTTGTAACCAAGTTCTGCCAGCCAGTTGATGTAGCGGTAAACGGTGATCGGGCCGCCCCCCTTGATGGAGGAGTGGCGCATGGTGAAGGCAATGGCCGGCTTGGCGGAGGTGGCGGCCAGGTTGCCGAAGTATTCCCTGGAGCTTTCGGCGAAGTCGTAACCGTTGGCAAAAAAGGAATAGAGGCTTTCCCTCGAAATGGTCAGGTCGTTGCCGTGCTGGTCGGTGATGTTCAGGCCTGTCAGCTGCTGCTCATAGGCAAGAGTGACCATGGACTGATGAATTTCGTTCTCGCTGTTTCGATAGTCGAAGCAGAGGTGATAGGTGCCCTTGTAGGTAGGGGAGACAAAGCAGTTGATGATTTCTGCATGGTCATCAATTAAGACGGGAACGCTGGTGCTGGAACCCCCCGATCGCTTTGGCATGTAAATTTGGTAATTTTTATCCATGCACATGGTCCTTTACATCTCAATGCAGCCTGAGGTCGGTGTCCTTATCGGAGAGTAACCGATCGATGTTTCTTTCGCCGTCTGAAGTTAGGTCTTTCAGCAGAATCCCCAATTCCCGCACCAGCAGCTCGCAGGTTTCGTTTCCGCTTGCAATAATCCGCTGGTTCTTTTTTGCATAGGTAAAGGAATAGCCCCAGGGTTCCTTTTTCAGGAGGGGCACCAGGCTCTGTTCCAGGTGCGCATTAACAATTGAATAGGGGCGGTTGCCGAAAAAGGCCACCGTGGCCGGGCCGGAAGAAATTCCCATGAAAGCGGCACATTCCTTTATTAGCGCCAGATCCTGATCTACGGTCGTTCTGCTGTTTTTTGCGATCACCACGTTTTCATGTGCCCGAAGTTGCTCGTCCACTTCGCTTGCAGCGCAAATGACAAAGAATTTAACCGGCAGGTGGCTGTGGCAGTGGCTGAAGAATTCAGACCATGCCTCGATGTTGCTGTTCCTGCTGAGGTTGTAGCTTTTGGTCTTGCGCATTTGGACTGCAACTGGAATATATCCCCGTGCATTTTCTTCGATAAAGTTCCTGGCCCACCTGGCAAGCGACCCCCTTATCCTGAATTCCGGCAACATTTTTTGTTGCTCGTAAAACATGTTCAATAGCCGGAAGGTGGGCAGATTCAGATCGAGCATACTCTTCAGAAGGGGGACTGTGGGCCAGGCAACCGCGTCTGGGGCAGCCATGGATTGAAGAGCGGTATCTTCATCATGTTCCAGGGTCAGTGCCGGTGCTTCGTTACAGAGAAGAAAGACTGGTAGCAGTCTGATGATGTGATCGAGGTAATTTTCCCCGTTAACCCCAAGGGCGCGGAACGACGGCCGGGCAGGGTTTTCTCTGTCAGAAAGCAGGTACGTTCTGGCTTGGGTAATGCCATGGGCAAGGCAAATACAATTGGCTGCCTGTTGCAGCAGAATCAGGTCGCCAATGGAATAGGGCTGCGATCTGAAATCCCAGGTAACCACCAGTTTTGAGGTATCAGCGGAGCCCCTGACCGTTTGCTGCAACATATGGTCGATGAACAGCTCGACCAGCCGGTTGTAGGTAGACTCATCCTCGGTCTTCAGTTTTTCTCCGGTTCGTATAAATTCAGCAATCCCGCAGTATGTGCCGGCATCCACATCGTCAAAGGATAGCACCTTGAGGTAAGCGGCCGCAGCTTCCTTAATACTGCCGATTAAGTGGTAGGCATGTCCAAGGCGGGCATAGGCATCCATCTGATGGGGCGCCATGCCGATGATGCGAATGTAGAATTCTACTGCTTCCTCAACCAAGCCCTTGTTGAGCAGGAGGTCTGCCTGACGCAGCATGGGAAGCATGCTTGTAATTTCACTTTCTGCCATGGTGTCGATAATCCTTTTCCTCGGGCACCGCATACCAGACGGTATCCCAGAAGGTTGGGGAGTAGTGGCCGAGATAGTAGTGGTAGCCGTGGAGCATTGAATTCAGAAGAAGCGGAACCTGGAACAGGTGCTGCTTCTTGTGGTAGATGCACACCGCCAGTTGTGGACGGTGCCGCTTGAGCGTAGCAATGGCGCCCTGAAGGACTTCCGCTTCTGCCCCCTCCACATCGAGTTTGATCAGGTCCACCCTTTCCAGTGCCTGCTCTGTCGTAAATTCATCGATGGAGATAGCCGGCACCTGCTGCACTTCGTCCTGCTCTGCCATGTCGGTCACAATCCGCGCGCCTGGGGGATTGTCCCGGTTGGAAAAAAAAGGCAGGAATGTCCGACTGCTCCAGAGGGCCATGGGGTAAAGGCTGATCTGAGAAGAACTTAAGGGCGAAGGGGTGGCGAGATTCGGGTCGAACCCATGCACGGTGCCGCCGGGACACAAGCAACGGGCGAATTCCCGGGTATCGGCGCCGTCAAAAACTCCCCCTTCGATGATGGTTTGAAGATCGCCGCTGTTGATGAACTCCAGGTACTCCCGCCCCATGCTGGAACGGTGGGCGTGAAAATAATCATGCAACCTTTGTTGGTATTCCGGTTGTCTAGTCCGGCTGGTCACCACCAGGTTGTACAGGGCCTTCTGTTGAGCATCAGAGAGCAGTGCCGATGTCTGAGCAATCTGCCGGGCCCAGAGTTTCAACTCGCTGTCATCAAAAATAAGGTGCTCGAAGAGGAGGTCGGGTGCTGCCACCACGAATTCCGTACAGCCGGCTGTTTTGAGCTTTTGGCAGATATCGATCCAGTAGACCGAGGTGACGAGGATGAGGTCACAGGAGAGACGATCGATTTCTTCCAGGGTGACCAACGGTATGGTAAGGGTCAAATTTTTTCGGGCATCATCAATCAGGGCGATGACGACTACATCGGGACGAGTAGACTGCAGTTTTTGCAGGAGATGCAGGCATCCCTCCCCTACGCCATAGAGGCAGAGCCGCGCACCGGCGGGGATATCTTTCAGTGAGTTGAGAAACGAGGGCATTGTTTTCCCAGTCATCGGCCGCTCCCGCTGCGCCCCAACCAGGCAGTGATGTAACTGACGAACATTTCAGAGGCTTCCTTCATCTTCAGCCATTCGGGGGAATTGGTTTCGCCGCTGTGAAAACAGATTTTTCTGGTGAAGAAATGGCGATGATGCTGGTTGGCGTTGGTGGCCGCCCATTCAGTTATCTTGTCCAATTGGTAGGAACTGCTGGACGGAGAAGGACCATAGCTGTCGTCGCAGGGTTCCATAGCCATTACCAGATCCGAATCCGTAATTACTGCGATTTCACTGCTGTCAGGGCATGAAGCGAGAAGGTAGTCGCCATCGATGGTCACATCAAAGGCCACTGAGTTGACCCTCGGGCGCACCAGGATTGGGTGCAGATGGAAACAGTGCGCGATCAAGCCCTGTTCCGGAACCTTGAAATAGATTTGCGAAGGCCAGATGCTGGCTTGCCTGGTATCGTAAAAGAGGGCGTTGGCAGTAGGATGTAGGTGAGAAAGCATCATCTGCACCATATGGCGTGGTTGGATATTCAGTTCGACCGGAGTGTCCTTCGCTGCCAGGCACAAAGGAGTGACTGCATCCTTTACCACCCGTGGCACAGCGATCATGATGGCCATGGCTTCTTCAGCAACGGACAAAAGGTTGGCGAAGGCACCGGTGGCAAAAATGACGTCCGGCGGCAGGAAGAGCATGGTTGCACCGATTTCTTCCGCTTCCTTGATGGCGATTTTATGACACAGGGTCATCCGCTTGTATTTCTCGAAGGCGTCCAGAAAATCGATTGGAAAAATCTCGGTGGTCATCATGCTCGAAAGGGCCTGATAAGGCGCTGCCCCCCTGATGATTTCGGCGTCCTTACTGGTGGTGAAGATCCGGTACCTGGAGTTCTTCCCACGAAAAGCCTCCAGGTTTCCCTTGGCGAGGTGGGAGGGGAGAACGATTTCCAGAAAATACCCGGTGTATCCGGGTCCCCAGAGAATTGTGATCAGATCATATCTCATCGACGTAGTTCCCGAGCAGGTTGTTAACCTGGTACAGCAGTTCCTCAGCCTGGACAATGGGTGTTACCGGGCAGGCAAGACAGGCATTGTCGATAATGTTGCCGGTTAAAAGCCGCCAGCGGAACTCACGGTAGAGCTCCCCTTGCAGGACGGCGTCCAGATCGATATTTGCCGTGATTCGCCCCATGGACTTCCCTCTGACGCAGCAGGTGCAGACGGTGCCATCGGCAAGGATATAGGCGCTGGTCCAAGGGGCGAGGCAAAGCCTGGTGCGGCGCTGATTCTCATCAGGGGCGATGGTGGTTGCGGCCAGCGACAGGTGGCTGGAGGTTCCTTGGATGCCCTTGACCGGCAGGCGGCACATCTTACTGCTGTCGTCGCCGTGCATTTGGACATGCTGGCTCAATTCCTGGGCCTTTCTTGCCTTCACCACATCAAGGAAGGAGTTGAAGGCATAAGTGATCTCCACTCCGTTTTTCTTGGCCAGGAGATCCATTCCCTCGATGGCATCGGCAGCAGCTACAAAATCGCTGCCTTGCAGATCGAAAATGCTCAACAGTTCCCGTGATGACTCCTTGTAATACTCGATTTCATTGAAGCTGATCCTGTTGACTCCGTTGGAGACCGCCATGGCGATAAAGTTGCAAAGATGGGGAATGATGCGCTGGCTCAGTACGCTGCACCACATAATGGTCGGCGCAGGGTTGTCGTTGACGATGGCCTGGCTGCGGATGAGGTGCATGTTGTAGATGATGGTCCTGGCGTCTGCAGGAGGACGAAGGGCGCGGAGCAGGTCCTGGTCGGTAGTATCGATACTGAACTGCAGTAAGCTGAACCTGCTCAACACTCTTGCTTCTTCAGCGGTCAGCTTATGGTTCCAGTTGGAACAGAGGGACATGCTGACGCCTGCATCCAGCAATGCCCGGATATACCCTTCCCATCCTTTAAAGCACAGGGTTTCGCCATAAAAACCAACACCTGCGGCAGGGATCCGATTCCTGACGATATAGTCGACGATTGTCCGGAGCAGTTCTGGTGGCGTGTCCATCATGGGGCGGTTCTCTGAAAATTGCGGGCAATAGACGCATTTCAGATTGCATTTTTCTGTGAACATGAAATTTAGCGACAACAGTCGCTGTGCCGGCGCCAGCACATCCGCACTGTCAAGCATAAGGGCTCCAGTTCAAATACGGGGAAGGAAATGAGCTCATTGCATGGTGTAAACGAAGGGGTTGCGCTCTTCCCGGTCCGGGCACTGATCTTCCTTTGTCCCTATGAAGTAGGGCAGGCAAATCATAATGGTGACGGCGGATATGATCCGCTTGTCCCTGATTGCTCCCGTAAGCACCTGCAGCCAGTAGTGGAAAGAAAAATTAGAAACTCGATA
This region of Geotalea daltonii FRC-32 genomic DNA includes:
- a CDS encoding tetratricopeptide repeat protein, translating into MAESEITSMLPMLRQADLLLNKGLVEEAVEFYIRIIGMAPHQMDAYARLGHAYHLIGSIKEAAAAYLKVLSFDDVDAGTYCGIAEFIRTGEKLKTEDESTYNRLVELFIDHMLQQTVRGSADTSKLVVTWDFRSQPYSIGDLILLQQAANCICLAHGITQARTYLLSDRENPARPSFRALGVNGENYLDHIIRLLPVFLLCNEAPALTLEHDEDTALQSMAAPDAVAWPTVPLLKSMLDLNLPTFRLLNMFYEQQKMLPEFRIRGSLARWARNFIEENARGYIPVAVQMRKTKSYNLSRNSNIEAWSEFFSHCHSHLPVKFFVICAASEVDEQLRAHENVVIAKNSRTTVDQDLALIKECAAFMGISSGPATVAFFGNRPYSIVNAHLEQSLVPLLKKEPWGYSFTYAKKNQRIIASGNETCELLVRELGILLKDLTSDGERNIDRLLSDKDTDLRLH
- a CDS encoding FkbM family methyltransferase; translation: MTGKTMPSFLNSLKDIPAGARLCLYGVGEGCLHLLQKLQSTRPDVVVIALIDDARKNLTLTIPLVTLEEIDRLSCDLILVTSVYWIDICQKLKTAGCTEFVVAAPDLLFEHLIFDDSELKLWARQIAQTSALLSDAQQKALYNLVVTSRTRQPEYQQRLHDYFHAHRSSMGREYLEFINSGDLQTIIEGGVFDGADTREFARCLCPGGTVHGFDPNLATPSPLSSSQISLYPMALWSSRTFLPFFSNRDNPPGARIVTDMAEQDEVQQVPAISIDEFTTEQALERVDLIKLDVEGAEAEVLQGAIATLKRHRPQLAVCIYHKKQHLFQVPLLLNSMLHGYHYYLGHYSPTFWDTVWYAVPEEKDYRHHGRK
- a CDS encoding radical SAM/SPASM domain-containing protein, yielding MLDSADVLAPAQRLLSLNFMFTEKCNLKCVYCPQFSENRPMMDTPPELLRTIVDYIVRNRIPAAGVGFYGETLCFKGWEGYIRALLDAGVSMSLCSNWNHKLTAEEARVLSRFSLLQFSIDTTDQDLLRALRPPADARTIIYNMHLIRSQAIVNDNPAPTIMWCSVLSQRIIPHLCNFIAMAVSNGVNRISFNEIEYYKESSRELLSIFDLQGSDFVAAADAIEGMDLLAKKNGVEITYAFNSFLDVVKARKAQELSQHVQMHGDDSSKMCRLPVKGIQGTSSHLSLAATTIAPDENQRRTRLCLAPWTSAYILADGTVCTCCVRGKSMGRITANIDLDAVLQGELYREFRWRLLTGNIIDNACLACPVTPIVQAEELLYQVNNLLGNYVDEI